The genomic window CCGATGGCCGCGTTTGCGGCGGTAGTTCTTGCGGCGCTTTTTCTTGAACACGATCACTTTCGTGCCGCGCGGCTGCTGGACGATCTTTGCCGTCACCGACGCGCCCGCGACCACCGGGGTGCCGACCTTGGGCGCATCGCCGCCGACCGCCAGCACGTTGTCAAGTGATATAGCCGCGCCAACCTCGCCGGCCAGCCGCTCGACCGTTATCTGGTCGCCGACGCCGACGCGGTACTGTTTTCCGCCTGTCTTTACTATTGCAAACATCGATATGCCGAACGAACACAATTATCGGACGCCGTCGGGCGTGTCAACGCACCGCCGACTTCGGGTGCTGTCTTAATTAGAGGCTGAGTGTCTGAATTTCGGAGTGCGAGTGTCTTAATTTCCCTTGAGACGCGGATCGTCGGTCGCGATGCAGCGCTGATTTGTCAAAAGGATATACCGGTCACTTGCAGCCGCGACGCTTCCAGAAGGGCCGATCCAATTCTTGTGACTCTCCGCGATAGCGCGAAGCCTGGCGTTAGTCTCCTCACACGCGGATTCCGTCTCGTAAACGCGATCGACACGATACCACTTAGACAAAGGCACACTGCCGTCGATCTTTGCCTTGTCACCTTCCATGACTATTGGCGGCATCAGTAAATACCAGCCCACAAGCGCGAGCGCGGCGGCGTGGCGGGGCTTCACAAAGCGCCGCGTCGATCAGTCGATGCCGAGGCGCTCGCGCCCCTCGGGAGAAATCATCTGCGGAGTCCACGGCGGATCCCACACCAGATCGACGTCCGCCTCCGACACGCCCGGGATGCTC from Candidatus Binatus sp. includes these protein-coding regions:
- the rplU gene encoding 50S ribosomal protein L21 encodes the protein MFAIVKTGGKQYRVGVGDQITVERLAGEVGAAISLDNVLAVGGDAPKVGTPVVAGASVTAKIVQQPRGTKVIVFKKKRRKNYRRKRGHRQELTVLKIEEISVSAGA